A window of Bactrocera dorsalis isolate Fly_Bdor chromosome 4, ASM2337382v1, whole genome shotgun sequence genomic DNA:
aaaaaaaattaaaaataataaataaaaaaatatttgaaaaaaataataataataaaaataataataaaaaaagaataaaaaatataaaaaaatcaaaaaaataaaataataataataataaatattaataaaaaaaataaaacaataaaataaaaaattaaaaaaaaaatattagcgaaaaaataaaaaataaataataaaaatatttatgtaaaaataatcaaaataaaataaaataaatttagaaataataataaatttgaaaaaaaaattgttagtttCTTTTGTTTAGCTctgaaatttcttaaatattaaaaaaaaaaaatatttcctatcaaagttatttatatatgtatattttttattgcatttttttcaataaatttcatgaaaataaatCTAAGCATTAAAAATTCCTCTATATTTTAagtattcttccaaatcaaaaaCTTCGTtctaaaaatgaaatacactCCGACTTCAATCTCTCAAACGCATCTAGCACAACAAAAAAGGGATCACCGATTACTTGACCAATTGATTTATGACTGCTGTCGCACACAAAACACTCGAGCAAAACGTCTGCCGATCCGcttagatattttatatttcaacaaaacaaaacccCTCACATACATACGTGGCACTTACCAAAAGGGTGCCTCCCGATGTGTGTAGTCTGCATTCTTGGACGCCGCCATTGCCAAGAAACAGAATCAAGCACAGCACAGCGCAGCAACAATGCAAATCACAAATCGCataatgcaaaagtgaaaaagtggAGAAGAAGGCCAATGTTAAAGCGTTAAAGCTATGGCGTAACTACAACACATTGTCTGtgtgagaataaaaaaaaaacaacaacaaaaacaataagcaaacgagaaattgcaaacaaaaaaatccacGCCAAGAAATACACTTAAATAATGTTGCATAAAACGGCGAAGAACCACCTCAGACTTGGCAAGCGTGCAGAACTTGTTGAAGAATGCCACAGATTCTAGGTATGACCAttgaataaaagtaaaaaaaaaacaactcacatacacacataaacgcaactaaataataataatagataacaaaagaaaaaaagtagaatTGAATGCGAGAAAAAACTTTCAAGGTCGCACGTCGTCCAACGGCGTTCCGAAAAATAAGCACCGGCCTACAGCTTATTTGCTTGGCCGCTGCAGACGTCTGCCGCTCGTCTGCATACACACCCAAGCACTAGCGCTGCAGACCGACTTGCTGCACATTCCATTGTTCTTGTTCTTCTGCTTGTTCTTGTTCTTGCTCATGTGTTGTTTAGCTGCTTGCTGCTGCCTTTGTTTTTCTGCCATGCTCAGCTGCTTTATGGGCTGTGAGATGCAAAGAAGTTGAATGGTCAGCAACATAATCGCCTAGCATTATCAGCGGCTAAAGGCAGAGCGCGCACTCAGATTGTATTGAGCTTGAAAAATTACCATCCTGCCTCGAGCTGTTATTTctacaacacacacatacatgcgatagcacatttgctttgctttgattTGGTTTGGTTTGGCTTGGTATGTGGACTTGTAGACCTTTACTGCTTTGCACCTTTGAGTGCGCATTGAGGTGAGCTGCGCAGCCGCGCCGCTGAGCTAACTGAGGGTTCTTTAAGGTGCGTCTGCAGTGTCTTGGTTGCTTGTCGTTTTCTgcatgttttctttttgttatttttttcctcattttttgccatttttctctGTGTTTTTGCCATTACCACCAAACGCaattttttcgcatattttttccAGCGCATGTTTGTGGTCAGCAGCTGCTGCCTGCTGCCATTGTTGCTGCAGCCACAATTTTTGCATTCACAGTCAGTCTGCATATAAGCATCTGTGTGTATGTTCTTCGTTTCCAATCACTCAATTGTTCTGCGATTTTTATCTCGCCAAAGCAATTTATCACATTGAATAAATGTCTGCAAAAAtctaaaaagaaaaatctttacgcgtttgtatttgtttttatgcttAATTGCAGTCACTTTGAGGCCTTCTTTGTGTTATTTTATGGCTAAAAGTGAATCTGAGATTTCACTCCATGGCTCTACAAATAATTGATGGTTCTAAAAATAGCAGCCATTGTTTGGATTTAAATGCTATAATAATCGAAAGATTGTATATAAATCGGACTAATAGAAAGAAATGAGCAAAAACAAGCTTCTACAAGAACAAGACTCATTCGACAGCGATGAAGAGATTCTTGCTCGTTAGGCCTTgagaaattatatatgtatttccatttcattaacaaaaaatcaatgagacgaaaagactttttcgactacccaatatatatgtaaaagtaaCCGTTACTAATCTTAATTACAAGACACATTgtcaattttgttaattatatttcacatttatttatgaatttaatcGAAAAAACGACATTTCAATCAACAATCAAAGAGCTGACGACATGTCTGCCACCGTCGATGGGCAGATTTGCTCCCGTTATAAAACTAGTGCTGTCACTAGCTAAGAAAACTATAGCAAGAGCTACTTCCTTTGGTTCTCCAACACGACCAAGTGGATGCATTTTCTTAAGACGCTTATAAAATTCATCAAGTTCCGCCGGCGACGGACCACTATATCTAAAAATGTCAGTCACAATAATACCCGGATTAACCGAATTTACACGTACATTTTGCGACGCCAAATCTAAAGCGATACATCTAGTGAATTGATCCACTGCTGCCTTCGAGCAGCAATAGGTGGACATAGCATGGTTAGCACGTAAACCTGAGGCGCTAGAGACATTCACGATATTACCCTTGGTCTTGATCAAGTGTGGCGCTGCAAGTTTAGTTAAAAGGAAGATGGAACGCATATTTGTGTTCATAAGTCTATCAAATTGATCGACATCAATATCTAATATGTTGCCACCTTCAAAAATACCCGCGTTATTGACCAGCACATCCAATTGTCCAAAACGGTCAATTGTTGTATTTATAATGCGTTCTGCGTCCACTGTGACATCAGCAGTGATTAATAGAAGTTCCGCTTTGCTGTTGGCAGCTTTACAGGCCGCTTCGGTAGTCTTCAAATTCGCTTCATTTCGTCCTATGAGCACCACTTTGGCACCTGCTTTGGCAAAAGCCTCTGCCGTCGCAGCACCAATGCCCGAACTGGCTCCGGTTACAATTACAACTTTGCCCACTAAACTCATGGTGATCTGTACGCG
This region includes:
- the LOC105225709 gene encoding uncharacterized oxidoreductase TM_0325; this encodes MSLVGKVVIVTGASSGIGAATAEAFAKAGAKVVLIGRNEANLKTTEAACKAANSKAELLLITADVTVDAERIINTTIDRFGQLDVLVNNAGIFEGGNILDIDVDQFDRLMNTNMRSIFLLTKLAAPHLIKTKGNIVNVSSASGLRANHAMSTYCCSKAAVDQFTRCIALDLASQNVRVNSVNPGIIVTDIFRYSGPSPAELDEFYKRLKKMHPLGRVGEPKEVALAIVFLASDSTSFITGANLPIDGGRHVVSSLIVD